Below is a genomic region from Cetobacterium sp. ZOR0034.
TCCATCCCATCCTTTTGTAAATATTTTTATTTTAAAACTCTTGTTATAGAATTCTTAAGCACTTGGATGTTAACACCTTTATCAACTCTAATAGTTAAGAATTCAGGACCGATATTAGTAATAGTACCTTTTATTCCTCCTGAAGTTATAACGTCAACTCCCTCTTTTAATGAGTCTAACATCTCTTGGTGTTTCTTTTGCTTTTTCTTGTTTGGTAAGATAAGTAAGAAGTAGAATACAGCTGCCCAAATAGCAAATGTAAGAATCATACCACCATACTTAGCAAATAATTCGTTCATATTATAGCCCCCTTAAATAATATTTTTCTAAGACAAGTATACCATAAGGTTATTCTCTTTTCAATAAAATTTAAGAGAAGAAGTTCTTTAGTTTATCGAAGAAGTTTTTATTATCTTTATGATTTTTATCTTTTAAACTTTCATCAAATTTTCTTAATAAATCTTCTTGCTCAGAATTTAAGTTAACAGGAACTTCAATTTTAATTCTAACTATTTGGTCACCTGTATAAGGGCTTCTAGGATTTTTAATTCCCTCCCCTTTCATTTTAAACAGTTTATCATTTTGAGTTCCAGCAGGAATCTTAATAGTTTTTCTACCGTTTAATGTAGGTATTTCGATTTCTCCACCAAGAGCAGCTTTAGCAAATGTTACGGGAACATCACATATAATGTCTACTCCATTTCTTTCAAAGAATGGATGCTGTTTAACAGAGATGTAAACATATAGATCTCCATTAGGTCCACCCTCTGTACTTGCGTTACCCATTCCAGAAAGTCTTAATTTTTGTCCATCGTCAATTCCAGCAGGAATCTTGATAGTTTTTTCTACGACTTCAGTATCGATACCAGTACCATGACATTTTTTACATTTCTTCTCAGGAACTTCTCCCTTACCATGGCAAGCATCACATTCTTGAGTTGTTTGGAAATTTCCAAAAACAGTTCTTTGAGTAACATGAATAGTTCCTGTACCGTTACACTTAGAACATTTATTCATCTTAGAACCTTTTTCAGCTCCTGTACCATGACAAGTTCCACAAGAACCAGTTCTCTTATATTTTAATGTTTTTTCTACACCTTTAGCAGCTTCTTCTAAAGTTAATTCAAGATTGTATCTTAAATCTTCTCCAGGCTCAGGTCCTCTTTGACGAGATCCACCGAAACCGCCAAATCCACCTCCACCACCGAAGAATGAACCGAAAATATCTCCTAAATCTTCAAATCCGCCACCGAAACCGCCAAATCCACCAGCTCCAGCACCGCCTCCACCATTTTCAAAAGCAGCATGTCCAAATCTATCATATTGAGCTCTCTTATTTTCGTCTGAAAGCACTTGATATGCTTCGTTAATCTCTTTGAATTTATCTTCAGCTTCTTTTTTTTCAGCTTCACTAGCTCCACTAAATTTATCAGGGTGATATTTCATAGCAGCTTTTCTATAAGCTTTTTTTATCTCTACATCAGAAGCACCTTTGGTAGCTCCTAAAACTTCATAAAAGTCTCTTTTAGCCATTTAAAAAAATCCTCCGTTTCTTAAAATAAGGGATAGAGTAGCTCTATCCCTTAAGTAAAGTATATATTAATTAGTAATATTAGTCAACTATCTCAGCATCTGCAACGTCATCTTGAGCGTTATTTCCTGCATTAGCTCCACCTTGTTGGTTAGCTTGAGCATCTTTATAGATTTCTTCAGCTAATTTGTGAGCAGCTGTAGATAATTTTTCGATAGCAGCGTCAATAGCGTCTTTATCTTCTCCATCTTTTACTTTTTTAAGTTCTTCGATAGCTTCTTCAATAGCTTTTTTCTCATCTTCAGTTACTTTTTCAGCGTAATCTTTTACTGATTTTTCAGTTGAAGCGATTAACATATCAGCTTTATTTCTAGTTTCAACTAACTCTTTGAATTTTTTATCCTCAGCTTCGTTAGCTTCAGCATCTTTTTTCATTCTTTCAATCTCATCAGCAGATAAGTTTGTAGAACCAGAGATTGTAACGTTACTGATTTTTCCTGTTCCTAAATCTTTAGCAGAAACATGAACAATTCCGTTAGCATCGATATCGAAAGTAACTTCGATTTGAGGAACTCCTCTAGGTGCAGCTGGGATTCCTTCAAGATTGAATTCTCCTAACTTATGGTTGTCAGCAGCTTTTGCTCTTTCTCCTTGTAAAACGTTGATTGTAACAGCTGGTTGGTTATCAACAGCAGTTGAGAATACTTGTGATTTTTTTACAGGGATAGTAGTATTTCTTTCGATAATCTTAGTAAATACTCCTCCTAAAGTTTCAATTCCTAAAGATAATGGAGTAACATCAAGAAGTAATACATCTTTAACGTCTCCCATTAAAACTCCACCTTGAATAGCTGCTCCTTCAGCAACAACCTCATCAGGGTTGATTCCTTTGTTTGGTTTCTTACCGAAGTATGATTCTACCCACTCTTGAACAGCAGGAATTCTTGTTGATCCTCCAACTAATAATATCTCATCGATATCAGATGGATTTAATCCAGCAGACTTTAAAGCATCCTTTGTAGGAACTTGAGTAGCTTCAACTAAATCTCTAGTTAAGTCGTTGAACTTAGCTCTAGTTAATTTTATATCTAAATGTTTAGGTCCAGTAGCATCCATAGTTATGAATGGTAAAGAGATATGAGCTTCCATTAATGTAGAAAGTTCTTTTTTAGCTTTCTCAGCAGCATCCTTAAGTCTTTGGTAAGCCATTTTATCATTACCTAAATCGATTCCATTTTCTTTTTTGAACTCTTCAACTAAATACTTGATTACAGCATCATCGAAGTTGTCTCCACCAAGATGGTTGTTTCCTGAAGTTGAAATAACTTCAATTACACCGTCTGCGATTTCAAGGATTGAAACGTCGAATGTTCCTCCACCAAGGTCAAATACTAATACTCTTTCTTCTTTTCCAGCTTTTTCTAATCCGTAAGCTAGTGCAGCAGCAGTAGGTTCGTTGATAATTCTTTTTACATCTAAACCAGCGATAACTCCAGCATCTTTTGTAGCTTGTCTTTGAGCATCTGTAAAGTAAGCTGGAACAGTGATAACAGCCTCAGTTACAGTTTCTCCTAAGTAAGCTTCAGCATCTGATTTTAATTTCTTTAAAATCATTGCAGAAATCTCTTGTGGAGTGTAGTTTTTTCCGTGGATATCAACTTTGTAGTCGCTTCCCATATGAGTTTTGATAGATAAGATTGTTGATGTAGGGTTAGTTATTGCTTGTCTTTTTGCAATCTCTCCAACGATAATCTCTCCGTTTTCTTTTATACT
It encodes:
- the dnaK gene encoding molecular chaperone DnaK; the encoded protein is MAKIIGIDLGTTNSCVSIMEGGSTTVISNAEGARTTPSVVSIKENGEIIVGEIAKRQAITNPTSTILSIKTHMGSDYKVDIHGKNYTPQEISAMILKKLKSDAEAYLGETVTEAVITVPAYFTDAQRQATKDAGVIAGLDVKRIINEPTAAALAYGLEKAGKEERVLVFDLGGGTFDVSILEIADGVIEVISTSGNNHLGGDNFDDAVIKYLVEEFKKENGIDLGNDKMAYQRLKDAAEKAKKELSTLMEAHISLPFITMDATGPKHLDIKLTRAKFNDLTRDLVEATQVPTKDALKSAGLNPSDIDEILLVGGSTRIPAVQEWVESYFGKKPNKGINPDEVVAEGAAIQGGVLMGDVKDVLLLDVTPLSLGIETLGGVFTKIIERNTTIPVKKSQVFSTAVDNQPAVTINVLQGERAKAADNHKLGEFNLEGIPAAPRGVPQIEVTFDIDANGIVHVSAKDLGTGKISNVTISGSTNLSADEIERMKKDAEANEAEDKKFKELVETRNKADMLIASTEKSVKDYAEKVTEDEKKAIEEAIEELKKVKDGEDKDAIDAAIEKLSTAAHKLAEEIYKDAQANQQGGANAGNNAQDDVADAEIVD
- the dnaJ gene encoding molecular chaperone DnaJ; translated protein: MAKRDFYEVLGATKGASDVEIKKAYRKAAMKYHPDKFSGASEAEKKEAEDKFKEINEAYQVLSDENKRAQYDRFGHAAFENGGGGAGAGGFGGFGGGFEDLGDIFGSFFGGGGGFGGFGGSRQRGPEPGEDLRYNLELTLEEAAKGVEKTLKYKRTGSCGTCHGTGAEKGSKMNKCSKCNGTGTIHVTQRTVFGNFQTTQECDACHGKGEVPEKKCKKCHGTGIDTEVVEKTIKIPAGIDDGQKLRLSGMGNASTEGGPNGDLYVYISVKQHPFFERNGVDIICDVPVTFAKAALGGEIEIPTLNGRKTIKIPAGTQNDKLFKMKGEGIKNPRSPYTGDQIVRIKIEVPVNLNSEQEDLLRKFDESLKDKNHKDNKNFFDKLKNFFS
- the yajC gene encoding preprotein translocase subunit YajC, which gives rise to MNELFAKYGGMILTFAIWAAVFYFLLILPNKKKQKKHQEMLDSLKEGVDVITSGGIKGTITNIGPEFLTIRVDKGVNIQVLKNSITRVLK